The stretch of DNA GAAACGCCCAGCCGCCGTCAAGGATTTATGGAAGCTCCGCGAATCAGCCAATTTTGCCGCCGAGCGTCTCGCCATTTTCCTGGATGGAGTCGTCGCCCAATTGTATGAATCGCGACATTAGCACCGTAGCGATTTCAAAAAACGCGGTATGAACGTGACGCCTGATAGGTGAAACCAGATGCATAGAACACGACTCGTCAAAACAGTGCTGATCATCATTCTGCTTGCGGGCTTGCCGAATCTAAGTTTCGGTAAAGAGGCACCGCAAAATCGACTACCCAATATTGTGCTGATCACCGCAGATAATCTGGGCTACGGCGACGTGGGCTGTTACGGCAACTCAACGATCAAAACGCCCGCCATGGATCGATTGGCGACACAAGGGGTGCGCTGCACCTCGTTTTATACGGCCTCTCCCACCTGCACCGTTTCGCGAGCGACCTTGCTCACCGGACGTTATCCACAACGCATCGGGCTGAATCATCAACTCAGTGCCAAACAAAACCTGGGCATCGGTTTGCGGCAGTCTGAAAAACTGATTCCGCAATATCTCAAACCGTTGGGCTACGCCACCGCTTGTTTTGGCAAATGGAATATCGGCTTCGCGCCCGGTAGCCGTCCAACCGAACGGGGGTTCGATGAGTTTTTCGGCAACGCGTCGGGGAACTTCGACTATTACACGCACATTTATGCCGGCCGCAATGACCTGTATCGCGGAACCGAACCGGTCAAGGTCGAAGGATACAGCACCGATCTGTTCGCCGATGCGGCTTGCGATTTTATCGGGCGTCATGCGGAGTCTCCATTTTTCCTGTACCTCCCCTTCAACGCACCACACTTCCCCAGCGCGCGGAACAAAGGGCCGGGCGAGCCGAATATCTGGCAAGCTCCAGCAACCGCTTTGGCTGCGTATGGATATGCGGAGGACGAAACCGATCCGCAAAAGCGATATCACGCCGTCGTCACGGCGCTGGATACGGGGATTGATCGTGTCTTGAAGAAACTGGACGCACTACAACTCACCAACGACACGCTGGTGATTTTCTACTCCGACAACGGTGCGTTCATGTTGCCGGGCCGCGGATTGGAGGTCGCGTCGAATCGACCGCTCCGCGATGGAGGAATCACGTTGTGGGAAGGGGGGATTCGCGTCCCCTGCATCGTCCGTTGGCCGGGGCGACTCAAACCCG from Symmachiella dynata encodes:
- a CDS encoding sulfatase-like hydrolase/transferase yields the protein MHRTRLVKTVLIIILLAGLPNLSFGKEAPQNRLPNIVLITADNLGYGDVGCYGNSTIKTPAMDRLATQGVRCTSFYTASPTCTVSRATLLTGRYPQRIGLNHQLSAKQNLGIGLRQSEKLIPQYLKPLGYATACFGKWNIGFAPGSRPTERGFDEFFGNASGNFDYYTHIYAGRNDLYRGTEPVKVEGYSTDLFADAACDFIGRHAESPFFLYLPFNAPHFPSARNKGPGEPNIWQAPATALAAYGYAEDETDPQKRYHAVVTALDTGIDRVLKKLDALQLTNDTLVIFYSDNGAFMLPGRGLEVASNRPLRDGGITLWEGGIRVPCIVRWPGRLKPGSLSDQPWISLDILPFILAVAGGERPETPVLDGVDPLPELRDETRPSPRRFYWGFRGMQAVREGRYKWILPKRAKVAQLFDLSSDLSETVDLAATQPKVADSLRQAFAEWRSQFP